A window from Actinomycetospora corticicola encodes these proteins:
- a CDS encoding sugar phosphate isomerase/epimerase family protein — protein sequence MRYAAEILPYHDADLDTALGELAGLGFDEVMLWSSAPPLADHVHPGDDVATIRRTLGRHGMRATGLTCYGRDRDELTARLRLAHDLGVDTLVFDCEAPYPEFVEHWLAPMLDEAERLGVRIAVENHLTVPFSADFESGAGEDQRWSEGVDSLAQIRRLVTELDHPNLGVCLAPPHLWVMGESISEAVWFLAERGKLFHYYLWDVDRAYRRGVDGLDFGPGERQLPRPDGVLDHAVGLAALDRVAYTGAASLKCHGTAGWPVEKVTRELRRADTHLRTCFARAGIALSRRT from the coding sequence GTGAGGTACGCCGCGGAGATCCTCCCCTATCACGATGCCGACCTCGACACCGCGCTCGGCGAGCTGGCCGGCCTCGGGTTCGACGAGGTGATGCTCTGGTCCTCGGCCCCGCCCCTGGCCGACCACGTCCATCCCGGCGACGACGTCGCGACGATCCGGCGGACGCTCGGACGGCACGGCATGCGTGCCACCGGACTGACCTGCTACGGCCGCGACCGCGACGAGCTGACCGCCCGACTGCGCCTGGCCCACGACCTCGGCGTCGACACCCTCGTGTTCGACTGCGAGGCGCCCTACCCTGAGTTCGTCGAGCACTGGCTCGCACCGATGCTCGACGAGGCCGAGCGTCTCGGCGTGCGCATCGCGGTCGAGAACCACCTCACGGTGCCGTTCTCCGCCGACTTCGAATCGGGTGCCGGAGAGGATCAGCGCTGGTCGGAGGGCGTCGACAGCCTCGCCCAGATCCGTCGGCTGGTCACCGAGCTCGACCACCCGAACCTGGGCGTCTGCCTCGCTCCCCCACACCTGTGGGTGATGGGCGAGAGCATCAGCGAGGCCGTGTGGTTCCTCGCCGAACGCGGCAAGCTCTTCCACTACTACCTCTGGGACGTCGACCGCGCCTACCGCCGCGGCGTTGACGGCCTGGACTTCGGTCCCGGCGAGCGCCAGCTGCCGCGCCCCGACGGCGTGCTCGACCACGCGGTCGGGCTCGCGGCGCTCGACCGCGTCGCCTACACCGGAGCGGCGTCGCTGAAGTGCCACGGCACCGCGGGATGGCCGGTCGAGAAGGTCACCCGCGAGCTGCGCCGCGCCGACACCCACCTCCGGACCTGCTTCGCGCGGGCCGGGATCGCCCTCTCGAGGAGGACCTGA
- a CDS encoding HpcH/HpaI aldolase family protein, with translation MSTLLTLPGQEAPSTAPVGTWLKMPAVEPAQIAAFAGFDFVIIDLEHTLLTLESAYRSIAVSAPSGVAPLVRVPDHAPATIQRVLDAGAHGVLAPRVDSVDAAVAVARAARFPPHGDRGAGGTSRAGNWGLRPTTDYLGFRPLVIPQIESERAVAAAPDILALDEVDAVFVGAADLGLSAGLAANDPTLVEMVDSVLDAAAAAGKPCGLAFGADAEAGARAAAKGAAFVVLANDTTLLALAARQLVADYRAS, from the coding sequence ATGAGCACCCTGCTGACCCTGCCCGGACAGGAGGCCCCGAGCACGGCGCCCGTCGGGACCTGGCTGAAGATGCCCGCCGTCGAACCGGCCCAGATCGCTGCCTTCGCCGGCTTCGACTTCGTGATCATCGACCTCGAGCACACCCTGCTGACCCTGGAGTCGGCGTACCGGTCGATCGCGGTATCCGCCCCGTCCGGCGTCGCCCCCCTGGTCCGCGTACCCGACCACGCACCCGCGACGATCCAGCGGGTCCTCGACGCAGGCGCCCACGGAGTACTCGCGCCCCGGGTGGACTCCGTCGACGCCGCCGTCGCGGTCGCCCGCGCCGCCCGCTTCCCCCCGCACGGCGACCGCGGCGCAGGAGGCACCAGCCGCGCCGGGAACTGGGGCCTGCGACCGACCACGGACTACCTCGGGTTCCGCCCACTCGTGATCCCACAGATCGAGAGCGAACGCGCCGTCGCCGCCGCGCCCGACATCCTCGCCCTCGACGAGGTCGACGCGGTGTTCGTCGGCGCAGCCGACCTGGGTCTCTCCGCCGGGCTCGCGGCCAATGATCCGACCCTCGTCGAGATGGTCGACTCCGTCCTCGACGCCGCGGCAGCCGCAGGCAAGCCGTGCGGCCTTGCCTTCGGCGCCGACGCCGAAGCCGGGGCCCGCGCAGCGGCGAAGGGCGCCGCATTCGTCGTCCTCGCCAACGACACCACCCTGCTCGCCCTGGCCGCCCGACAACTCGTCGCCGACTACCGCGCGAGCTGA
- a CDS encoding sugar phosphate isomerase/epimerase family protein — protein sequence MRLGYHAITWGGLTATAEGVTSVRDLRYRVAGDMTRALHDIAAAGYAGVELFEGNVLELGDDLRRLLDETGLELVGVYTGAGFVFDDVREEELARIAVSADAAARAGASQLVVGGGSPRAAGPHAGDLDRLVIGLDAVADLAAERGLTACFHPHLGTIVEAPDAVDAVLDRSRIGFCPDTAHLAAGGGDPAALVRRHGDRVRHVHLKDLDRASGAFRPLGTGDLDLDDVLAAVRETGYDDWLVVELDSFDGDPADAARTSRAWLADRGFGAP from the coding sequence ATGCGGCTCGGCTACCACGCCATCACCTGGGGTGGCCTGACGGCGACCGCCGAGGGAGTCACCAGCGTCCGGGACCTGCGCTACCGCGTGGCCGGCGACATGACGCGCGCCCTGCACGACATCGCGGCCGCGGGTTATGCCGGGGTCGAGCTGTTCGAGGGCAACGTCCTCGAACTGGGCGACGACCTCCGGCGCCTGCTCGACGAGACGGGCCTCGAACTGGTCGGCGTCTACACCGGAGCCGGGTTCGTGTTCGACGACGTCCGCGAGGAGGAGCTGGCGCGGATCGCGGTGTCCGCCGATGCTGCCGCCCGCGCCGGGGCCTCACAGCTGGTCGTCGGCGGCGGGTCCCCGCGGGCCGCGGGCCCGCATGCCGGGGACCTCGACCGCCTCGTGATCGGGCTCGACGCGGTCGCCGACCTCGCGGCCGAGCGGGGCCTGACCGCCTGCTTCCACCCCCATCTGGGCACCATCGTCGAGGCCCCCGACGCCGTCGACGCCGTGCTGGACCGCTCACGGATCGGGTTCTGCCCCGACACCGCCCACCTCGCGGCCGGCGGCGGCGACCCCGCCGCCCTCGTCCGGCGCCACGGTGACCGGGTCCGGCACGTCCATCTCAAGGACCTCGACCGGGCCTCGGGGGCGTTCCGACCGCTGGGTACCGGGGACCTCGATCTCGACGATGTCCTGGCCGCCGTGCGGGAGACCGGCTACGACGACTGGCTGGTCGTCGAGCTCGACTCCTTCGACGGCGACCCGGCCGATGCCGCCCGGACCAGCCGCGCCTGGCTCGCCGACCGCGGGTTCGGGGCGCCGTGA
- a CDS encoding Gfo/Idh/MocA family oxidoreductase has product MSSALRVAVLGVGFIGTVHAHAVRASGAHLVAVAASDPSRGADAARRLGADRAGDAEEIVVADDVDVVHVCTPDALHVPLARRALAAGKAVVCEKPLATTLDDARALLDEAGDAVTAVPFVYRFHPMVREARARVARGDAGALHLLHGGYLQDWQAAGDPGWRGDGDATRAFADVGIHWCDLAEFVSSHRITRLLARLAADGASTTVLFETDHGATGSTTVSQTAIGRRNQLALSVDGARASYGFDQEEPETLAVRGVDGTVVLPRGSASMDPSAARYSRLPPGHPQGYQDCFDAFVSDVYEAVCGERPDGLPSFADGVRAAALTDAVGRSIAAGATWVEVPT; this is encoded by the coding sequence GTGAGCTCCGCCCTGCGGGTCGCCGTCCTCGGCGTCGGCTTCATCGGCACCGTCCACGCCCACGCGGTACGGGCGTCCGGCGCCCACCTCGTCGCCGTCGCCGCGTCGGACCCCAGCCGTGGTGCCGACGCGGCCCGCCGGCTCGGAGCCGACCGCGCGGGCGACGCCGAGGAGATCGTCGTCGCCGACGACGTCGACGTCGTGCACGTCTGCACCCCGGACGCCCTGCATGTTCCGCTCGCCCGACGGGCCCTGGCCGCCGGCAAGGCCGTCGTCTGCGAGAAGCCACTGGCGACCACGCTCGACGACGCGCGGGCCCTGCTCGACGAGGCCGGGGACGCCGTGACCGCGGTCCCCTTCGTCTACCGCTTCCACCCGATGGTGCGGGAGGCCCGTGCGCGCGTCGCCCGGGGCGACGCCGGCGCCCTGCACCTGCTCCACGGGGGCTACCTCCAGGACTGGCAGGCCGCGGGGGACCCCGGATGGCGCGGCGACGGCGACGCCACGCGGGCCTTCGCCGATGTCGGTATCCACTGGTGCGACCTCGCCGAGTTCGTCTCCTCCCACCGGATCACCCGGCTGCTCGCCCGGCTCGCCGCCGACGGCGCCTCGACGACGGTGCTCTTCGAGACCGACCACGGCGCCACCGGCTCGACCACGGTCAGCCAGACCGCGATCGGGCGGCGCAACCAGCTCGCGCTCTCGGTGGACGGAGCGCGTGCCTCCTACGGGTTCGACCAGGAGGAGCCCGAGACCCTCGCGGTGCGGGGCGTCGACGGCACCGTCGTCCTGCCCCGCGGCTCGGCGTCCATGGACCCGTCGGCCGCCCGCTACTCGCGGCTGCCGCCCGGCCATCCGCAGGGCTACCAGGACTGCTTCGACGCGTTCGTGTCCGACGTGTACGAGGCGGTCTGTGGCGAGCGCCCGGACGGGCTGCCGTCCTTCGCCGACGGTGTCCGGGCCGCGGCGTTGACCGATGCCGTCGGCCGTTCGATCGCGGCCGGCGCGACCTGGGTGGAGGTCCCCACGTGA
- a CDS encoding mycofactocin-coupled SDR family oxidoreductase, with protein sequence MAGNGNRMDGRVAVVTGAARGQGRAHAVRLAKAGADVVVADVPGDIATVDYPMGTHDELAETVRLVEKQGRRAVAVEGDLRDTDTATRLADTARREFGRVDTLVPSAGVLSVADSTWDLTDDQWDDMLATNLTAVWKTCRAVVPVMIEAGNGGAVVLTGSVGGLRSVAGCTHYNVAKFGVIALMRTLAWELAPHHIRVNVVHPTGVNTMMGDNPAFRQWAEEHPDLLEPMRGNLLPGVDLVEPEDVAALVAFLVSDDARYITGVEHRVDAGFMLK encoded by the coding sequence ATGGCCGGGAACGGCAACCGCATGGACGGCCGCGTCGCCGTCGTCACCGGCGCCGCCCGCGGGCAGGGCCGCGCGCACGCGGTCCGGCTCGCAAAGGCGGGCGCCGACGTCGTCGTCGCCGACGTGCCCGGTGACATCGCCACCGTCGACTACCCGATGGGCACCCACGACGAGCTCGCCGAGACCGTCCGGCTCGTCGAGAAGCAGGGACGGCGCGCCGTCGCCGTCGAGGGCGACCTGCGCGACACCGACACCGCCACCCGCCTGGCCGACACCGCCCGCCGCGAGTTCGGCCGCGTCGACACCCTCGTCCCGAGCGCCGGCGTCCTCAGCGTCGCCGACAGCACCTGGGACCTCACCGACGACCAGTGGGACGACATGCTCGCCACCAACCTCACGGCGGTGTGGAAGACGTGCCGCGCCGTCGTCCCGGTCATGATCGAGGCGGGGAACGGCGGCGCGGTCGTGCTCACGGGCTCGGTGGGCGGTCTGCGTTCGGTGGCCGGGTGCACGCACTACAACGTCGCGAAGTTCGGCGTGATCGCCCTCATGCGAACCCTGGCCTGGGAGCTGGCTCCGCACCACATCCGCGTCAACGTCGTCCACCCGACCGGGGTGAACACGATGATGGGCGACAACCCGGCCTTCCGGCAGTGGGCCGAGGAGCACCCCGACCTGCTGGAGCCGATGCGCGGCAACCTCCTGCCCGGCGTCGACCTCGTCGAGCCCGAGGACGTCGCAGCGCTCGTCGCGTTCCTGGTCTCCGACGACGCCCGCTACATCACCGGCGTCGAGCACCGGGTCGACGCCGGGTTCATGCTCAAGTGA
- a CDS encoding alpha/beta hydrolase, with protein MTAGSGPPLVLLHGVPKTWYYWHRVIPLLSERFTVVAPDIRGFGDSARPDGGYDMGTIAADVAELMTALGHERFAVAGEDWGAAFAYGVAASYPERVTRLSFSEMLVPGAGLETWSALTEDNVASDHFLWHVGFFHVRDFPEMLISGRERVFWETWMKNETYDPAAITEDCVEEWVRCSSAPGGLRAIFEVYRATFVNIELDRRWSARRLPMPVLTVGSDSFIGEEGRRQMERVADDVRYVELERCGHSMALERPAELARVMGDFFAADIA; from the coding sequence GTGACCGCGGGCTCCGGGCCGCCGCTGGTGCTGCTCCACGGTGTCCCCAAGACCTGGTACTACTGGCACCGCGTCATCCCGCTGCTCTCCGAGCGGTTCACCGTCGTCGCGCCCGACATCCGCGGCTTCGGCGACTCCGCCCGTCCCGACGGTGGCTATGACATGGGCACGATCGCCGCCGACGTCGCTGAGCTGATGACGGCGCTGGGACACGAGCGCTTCGCCGTCGCGGGCGAGGACTGGGGCGCTGCGTTCGCCTACGGGGTCGCCGCCTCGTATCCCGAGCGCGTCACCCGGCTGTCCTTCTCCGAGATGCTCGTGCCCGGCGCCGGCCTGGAGACGTGGTCGGCGCTCACCGAGGACAACGTCGCGTCCGACCACTTCCTGTGGCACGTCGGGTTCTTCCACGTCCGCGACTTCCCCGAGATGCTGATCAGCGGGCGGGAGCGGGTCTTCTGGGAGACCTGGATGAAGAACGAGACCTACGACCCCGCCGCGATCACCGAGGACTGTGTCGAGGAGTGGGTCCGCTGCTCGTCGGCGCCCGGTGGCCTGCGGGCGATCTTCGAGGTGTATCGGGCCACGTTCGTCAACATCGAGCTGGACCGGCGGTGGTCGGCGCGTCGGCTCCCGATGCCCGTGCTGACGGTCGGCAGCGACAGCTTCATCGGCGAGGAGGGCCGCCGGCAGATGGAGCGGGTGGCCGACGACGTCCGCTACGTCGAGCTCGAGCGCTGCGGGCACTCGATGGCCCTCGAGCGCCCTGCCGAGCTCGCGCGGGTGATGGGTGACTTCTTCGCCGCGGACATCGCGTGA
- a CDS encoding ABC transporter substrate-binding protein gives MHTLDLTYVGHGLHEELVAYVADQEGFPEQEGVHLALRDGVSWDDQRLRRGATIGLGRSVFTRLADGVEWTALSVSTHRPLFWFVGGPQVSAMEQLRGRRLLVHAPHTAPGCFARIVLRRHGLDPDRDLECVVRPPGDYAMDLRRLRAGEVDAAYLGSTLAPAQVAAEEGFHELAWVGDHLAIPTVGLAVDPAVIPLDHPAVTAAVRAQRRALALLAENPETAIAYLQRFLGRATPDEVRRYHARFIAPWFTTDGQVDLAVADEGLAAVAAELGVTEVPRAADVYLTDLVTL, from the coding sequence TTGCACACCCTCGACCTCACCTACGTCGGCCACGGCCTGCACGAGGAACTCGTCGCCTACGTCGCCGACCAGGAAGGCTTCCCCGAACAGGAGGGCGTGCACCTCGCTCTGCGCGACGGGGTGAGCTGGGACGACCAGCGGCTCCGTCGCGGCGCCACCATCGGGCTCGGACGTTCGGTGTTCACCCGACTCGCCGACGGCGTCGAGTGGACCGCCCTGTCCGTCAGCACCCACCGCCCCCTGTTCTGGTTCGTCGGCGGCCCGCAGGTGAGTGCCATGGAACAGCTGCGGGGTCGGCGCCTGCTGGTGCACGCCCCGCACACCGCACCAGGCTGCTTCGCCCGCATCGTCCTGCGCCGCCACGGCCTCGACCCCGACCGCGACCTCGAGTGCGTGGTCCGCCCGCCCGGGGACTACGCCATGGACCTCCGCCGACTCCGCGCGGGCGAGGTCGACGCCGCCTACCTCGGCAGCACCCTCGCCCCCGCGCAGGTCGCCGCCGAGGAAGGGTTCCACGAGCTCGCCTGGGTCGGCGACCACCTGGCCATCCCCACCGTCGGACTCGCCGTCGACCCCGCCGTCATCCCCCTCGATCACCCGGCCGTCACGGCCGCGGTGCGGGCACAGCGTCGGGCCCTGGCCCTGCTCGCCGAGAACCCGGAGACCGCCATCGCCTACCTCCAGCGCTTCCTCGGCCGCGCCACCCCCGACGAAGTACGGCGCTACCACGCCCGCTTCATCGCGCCCTGGTTCACCACCGACGGGCAGGTCGATCTCGCCGTCGCCGACGAGGGCCTCGCCGCTGTCGCCGCCGAACTCGGCGTCACGGAGGTCCCCCGGGCTGCCGACGTCTACCTCACCGACCTCGTCACGCTTTGA
- a CDS encoding IclR family transcriptional regulator, which produces MQEPAEIQSVSRAAQVLGLFGPLTPEITAAEAAERLGLNRTTAYRYCTSLVAAGLLERGVEAGSFVPGALLLQVGAFALGRRKVVDLAPPFLRGLSSRTNLTAVLSLWGSSGAVVTRVEEDSTRAALVTVRVGTQLSFDSAQAKVFLAYHHDQLSVTRLMTNVPETQRRELERVLERVRVRGFAANEDLDGIVAVGAPVFDEHGVCAAVAAVGTERSASTAEDSSTVRSVLETARALSKELGAEYPATD; this is translated from the coding sequence GTGCAGGAGCCGGCGGAGATCCAGTCGGTGAGTCGTGCCGCGCAGGTGCTGGGCCTCTTCGGGCCGCTCACCCCGGAGATCACCGCCGCCGAGGCCGCCGAGCGGCTCGGCCTCAACCGCACCACCGCCTACCGGTACTGCACCTCGCTGGTGGCGGCGGGCCTGCTCGAGCGCGGCGTCGAGGCCGGGTCCTTCGTGCCGGGGGCCCTGCTGTTGCAGGTCGGGGCGTTCGCGCTGGGGCGCCGCAAGGTCGTCGACCTCGCCCCGCCCTTCCTGCGTGGGCTCTCCTCCCGCACGAACCTCACCGCGGTCCTGAGCCTGTGGGGCTCCTCCGGTGCCGTGGTCACGCGCGTCGAGGAGGACAGCACCAGGGCGGCCCTGGTGACCGTGCGGGTGGGCACGCAGCTCTCGTTCGACAGCGCCCAGGCGAAGGTCTTCCTCGCCTACCACCACGATCAGCTCTCGGTCACCCGGCTCATGACCAACGTGCCGGAGACCCAGCGCCGCGAGCTCGAGCGGGTGCTCGAGCGCGTCCGCGTCCGCGGCTTCGCCGCCAACGAGGACCTCGACGGCATCGTCGCGGTCGGCGCCCCGGTGTTCGACGAGCACGGGGTCTGCGCCGCCGTCGCCGCCGTGGGGACGGAACGCTCGGCCTCCACCGCCGAGGACTCCTCCACCGTGCGCTCGGTCCTCGAGACCGCGCGCGCCCTGTCCAAGGAACTCGGCGCCGAGTACCCGGCGACCGACTGA
- a CDS encoding SDR family NAD(P)-dependent oxidoreductase — MSERVCLVTGASRGIGAATARELACRGYRVVVNHRDSATTAEAVAGDVRTGGGEALVVQGDVTDPDDVTRLVETTVGHWGRLDVLVHNAMAPFPVTSFADLGWEQLGAKLDQELRAAYLLTHAVLPGMTDRSYGRLVYLSTGLSRRPRDGMIALGVAKAALDSFVRYVATEVAPHGITANVVAPSTVEDTAVGDKLPDELRAQLAAATPMGRLARPEDVARTVAYFAGDDAGFTTGSWAPVNGGALMP, encoded by the coding sequence ATGAGCGAGCGGGTATGTCTGGTCACCGGAGCCAGCCGGGGGATCGGTGCGGCGACGGCACGCGAACTCGCGTGCCGCGGCTACCGCGTGGTGGTCAATCATCGCGACAGCGCCACCACCGCCGAGGCCGTCGCCGGCGACGTGCGGACGGGCGGCGGGGAGGCCCTGGTGGTGCAGGGCGACGTGACCGACCCCGACGACGTGACCCGGCTGGTCGAGACGACCGTCGGACACTGGGGGCGGCTCGACGTGCTGGTGCACAACGCCATGGCGCCGTTCCCGGTCACCTCGTTCGCCGACCTGGGCTGGGAGCAGCTCGGCGCCAAGCTCGACCAGGAGCTGCGCGCCGCCTATCTGCTCACCCATGCCGTGCTGCCGGGGATGACCGACCGCTCCTACGGGCGGCTGGTCTACCTGTCCACCGGACTGTCCCGACGCCCCCGCGACGGGATGATCGCGCTCGGCGTCGCCAAGGCCGCCCTGGACTCCTTCGTGCGCTACGTCGCCACCGAGGTCGCACCGCACGGCATCACCGCCAACGTCGTCGCCCCCTCCACCGTCGAGGACACCGCGGTGGGCGACAAGCTCCCCGACGAGCTCCGCGCACAGCTCGCCGCGGCCACCCCGATGGGTCGGCTCGCCCGACCCGAGGACGTCGCGCGCACCGTGGCCTACTTCGCGGGCGATGACGCCGGCTTCACCACCGGCAGCTGGGCCCCGGTCAACGGCGGCGCGCTCATGCCCTGA
- a CDS encoding DUF6282 family protein translates to MSAAVAQALHGLVDLHCHSGPSPFPRRFDHVEAARDGAERLGMRAMVAKSHHHNTVMDLLAMRGRLAEVDTEVFGGIALNSMVGGLNPHAVRMSLYMGGRVVWFPTISSGRHIDCHPEGDHFPTATVPLTVERIDITGDDGELRPEVHEILDVIQETGALMSAGHMHPEFIRQLFEVGRGRGMDRMIISHPNFVIGAEPEQCLEFTRLGAFIEHEAVMYDPEANMRWEPRALLEWIERIGPEHTVLASDMGQHNNPKPVDGFLRVAGALLDLGLAEKDLRLMVRDNPSFLLGLD, encoded by the coding sequence ATGTCAGCTGCTGTCGCGCAGGCTCTGCACGGGTTGGTGGACCTCCACTGCCACTCCGGGCCCAGTCCGTTCCCGCGTCGGTTCGACCACGTCGAGGCCGCCCGTGACGGTGCCGAGCGCCTCGGGATGCGGGCGATGGTCGCCAAGTCCCACCACCACAACACCGTCATGGATCTGCTGGCCATGCGCGGTCGGCTGGCCGAGGTGGACACCGAGGTCTTCGGTGGCATCGCGCTGAACAGCATGGTGGGCGGGCTCAACCCGCACGCGGTGCGGATGTCGCTCTACATGGGCGGGCGGGTGGTCTGGTTCCCGACGATCTCCTCCGGCCGGCACATCGACTGCCACCCCGAGGGCGACCACTTCCCCACCGCGACCGTGCCCCTGACCGTCGAGCGCATCGACATCACCGGCGACGACGGTGAACTCCGACCCGAGGTGCACGAGATCCTCGACGTCATCCAGGAGACCGGCGCGCTCATGTCCGCGGGGCACATGCACCCGGAGTTCATCCGCCAGCTCTTCGAGGTCGGGCGCGGGCGCGGGATGGACCGCATGATCATCAGCCACCCGAACTTCGTCATCGGCGCCGAGCCCGAGCAGTGCCTGGAATTCACGCGCCTCGGGGCGTTCATCGAGCACGAGGCCGTGATGTACGACCCCGAGGCGAACATGCGGTGGGAACCGCGCGCGCTGCTGGAGTGGATCGAGCGGATCGGGCCCGAGCACACCGTCCTGGCCTCGGACATGGGCCAGCACAACAACCCCAAGCCGGTCGACGGGTTCCTGCGCGTCGCGGGCGCCCTGCTCGACCTGGGCCTCGCCGAGAAGGACCTGCGCCTGATGGTGCGCGACAACCCGAGCTTCCTGCTCGGCCTGGACTGA
- a CDS encoding ROK family protein, translating into MSRALDLDEQVDDLVLLLDLVRHGRARTRPELARRSGLGRTVVSARLTRLLDADLVVEGELGPSTGGRAPRELRFRAEAGAVLVAEVGATGFAVGVTDLGGALREHRHRAWDVSAGPEATLDRIADDLEDLRGDVGDVAPIWGLGLGLPGPVEFASGRPVAPPIMPGWDGHPVREHLAGRFGVPVWVDNEVNTMALGELRHGVARGVSDLLYVKIGTGIGAGLVTGGRLHRGAQGAAGDLGHTAVHEDSGIVCRCGNRGCLEVLAGGGALARDAVTVARGGHSGRLAARLADAGELTARDVVEAAREGDQESRRMLEHAGVLIGTTLSVAVNLVNPAMVLLGGQVGASSDQVLAAVREIVYRRSLPLATRELRIEPSPLSGRAGLIGAATMVVDELLSPARLVRWLQDGSPVGRADLT; encoded by the coding sequence ATGAGCAGGGCGCTCGATCTGGACGAGCAGGTCGACGACCTCGTGCTCCTGCTCGACCTCGTCCGACACGGGCGCGCCCGCACCCGTCCGGAACTCGCTCGGCGGTCCGGGCTCGGCCGCACCGTGGTGTCCGCCCGGCTGACACGGCTCCTCGATGCGGATCTGGTCGTCGAGGGCGAGCTCGGGCCGTCGACCGGCGGCCGGGCGCCGCGCGAGCTGCGGTTCCGCGCCGAGGCCGGCGCGGTGCTCGTCGCCGAGGTCGGCGCGACCGGGTTCGCCGTCGGCGTCACCGACCTGGGCGGCGCCCTGCGGGAGCACCGGCACCGGGCGTGGGACGTGTCGGCCGGACCCGAGGCCACCCTGGACCGCATCGCCGATGATCTCGAGGACCTGCGGGGCGACGTCGGCGACGTCGCCCCGATCTGGGGCCTCGGGCTCGGGCTCCCCGGTCCGGTGGAGTTCGCGAGCGGTCGCCCGGTGGCGCCGCCGATCATGCCCGGATGGGACGGTCACCCGGTGCGCGAGCACCTGGCCGGTCGGTTCGGCGTGCCGGTGTGGGTCGACAACGAGGTCAACACGATGGCCCTGGGCGAGCTGCGCCACGGCGTGGCCCGAGGCGTCTCCGACCTGCTCTACGTCAAGATCGGGACCGGGATCGGCGCCGGCCTCGTCACGGGCGGGCGCCTGCACCGCGGGGCGCAGGGCGCGGCCGGCGACCTCGGACACACGGCGGTGCACGAGGACTCCGGCATCGTCTGTCGCTGCGGCAACCGCGGCTGCCTCGAAGTGCTGGCCGGGGGCGGGGCACTGGCCCGGGACGCCGTGACGGTCGCCCGCGGTGGCCACAGCGGGCGTCTCGCCGCGCGGCTCGCCGACGCCGGGGAACTGACCGCCCGCGACGTCGTCGAGGCCGCGCGGGAGGGCGACCAGGAGTCGCGGCGGATGTTGGAGCACGCCGGTGTGCTGATCGGGACCACCCTGTCGGTGGCGGTCAATCTCGTGAACCCGGCGATGGTCCTGTTGGGAGGCCAGGTCGGGGCGTCCAGCGACCAGGTCCTCGCGGCGGTCCGGGAGATCGTGTACCGACGGTCGTTGCCGTTGGCCACGCGGGAGCTGCGCATCGAGCCCTCGCCGCTGTCGGGGCGGGCAGGCCTGATCGGCGCCGCGACGATGGTGGTCGACGAGCTGCTCTCCCCGGCGCGCCTCGTGCGGTGGCTGCAGGACGGGAGCCCCGTCGGCCGGGCCGACCTGACCTGA